In the genome of Thunnus maccoyii chromosome 15, fThuMac1.1, whole genome shotgun sequence, one region contains:
- the LOC121913005 gene encoding recoverin-like, producing MGNSKSGAVSKEILEDLKLNTKFSETEIVQWYENFKKQCPTGRISKEEFQSIYSKFFPDSDANTYAQHVFRSFDTNDDGTLDFKEYIIALHMTSTGKTTRKLEWAFSLFDVDKNGYITKSEVTEICSSIFKLIPKDEVADLPEDENTPQKRADKLWTFFDKGENDRVAEGEFIQGVLDNEAALRLIQYQPAK from the exons ATGGGTAACAGCAAGAGTGGGGCTGTGTCCAAGGAGATCTTGGAGGACTTGAAGCTCAACACTAAATTCTCAGAGACTGAGATCGTCCAGTGGTATGAAAACTTTAAGAAGCAGTGTCCAACAGGCCGCATCTCAAAAGAGGAGTTCCAGAGCATCTACAGCAAGTTCTTCCCAGACAGCGATGCCAATACATATGCCCAGCATGTCTTTCGCTCCTTTGACACAAATGATGATGGTACACTGGACTTCAAGGAGTATATCATCGCCCTCCACATGACATCAACAGGGAAGACCACCAGGAAACTGGAATGGGCATTCTCTCTGTTTGATGTGGACAAGAACGGATACATCACCAAGTCAGAGGTCACAGAAATTTGCTCG TCAATTTTCAAGCTGATTCCTAAAGATGAAGTGGCTGATCTGCCTGAGGATGAAAACACACCTCAGAAGAGAGCAGATAAACTCTGGACGTTCTTTGACAAGGGAGAGAATG ATCGAGTGGCAGAAGGAGAGTTCATCCAAGGAGTGTTGGACAATGAGGCAGCCCTTCGTTTGATTCAGTATCAGCCGGCAAAATAA
- the LOC121913785 gene encoding antimicrobial peptide NK-lysin-like — translation MTPAVSIALLLLSATVVKSWGSLEDQTEVEGDFSSQFKQHVREGADHHAEEEGDRYEWMQEGSSDPKCLACKKIVSDVQKKLGGNNSKEEVKKQVDGSCNEPGILRQACKEIIKKPKDELIDGIAKGETPEKICKDVSYCQ, via the exons ATGACACCAGCCGTCAGCATCGCTCTTCTCCTGCTCTCCGCAA ctGTTGTAAAGTCGTGGGGGTCTCTGGAGGACCAGACTGAAGTAGAGGGGGATTTTTCATCCCAGTTCAAACAGCATGTGAGGGAGGGTGCTGACCATCATGCAGAGGAG GAAGGAGATCGTTATGAATGGATGCAGGAAGGATCATCTGACCCGAAATGTTTGGCCTGTAAGAAGATCGTCTCTGACGTACAGAAGAAGTTGGGCGGTAATAATTCAAAG gaAGAAGTTAAGAAGCAGGTGGATGGTTCCTGCAATGAACCTGGAATCCTGAGACAAGCATGCAAGGAAATCATCAAAAAGCCCAAAGACGAACTGATTGATGGAATAGCCAAAGGCGAGACTCCCGAGAAAATATGTAAAGATGTGAGCTACTGCCAGTGA
- the LOC121913773 gene encoding antimicrobial peptide NK-lysin-like translates to MTPAVSIALLLLSATVVKSWGSLEDQTEVEGDFSSQFKQHVREGADHHAEKEGDRYEWMQEGSSDPKCLACKKIVSDVQKKLGGNNSKEEVKKQVDGSCNEPGILRQACKDIIRKPKDELIDGIAKGETPEKICKDVSYCQ, encoded by the exons ATGACACCAGCCGTCAGCATCGCTCTTCTCCTGCTCTCCGCAA ctGTTGTAAAGTCGTGGGGGTCTCTGGAGGACCAGACTGAAGTAGAGGGGGATTTTTCATCCCAGTTCAAACAGCATGTGAGGGAGGGTGCTGACCATCATGCAGAGAAG GAAGGAGATCGTTATGAATGGATGCAGGAAGGATCATCTGACCCGAAATGTTTGGCCTGTAAGAAGATCGTCTCTGACGTACAGAAGAAGTTGGGCGGTAATAATTCAAAG gaAGAAGTTAAGAAGCAGGTGGATGGTTCCTGCAATGAACCTGGAATCCTGAGACAAGCATGCAAGGATATCATCAGAAAgcccaaagatgaactgattgATGGAATAGCCAAAGGCGAGACTCCCGAGAAAATATGTAAAGATGTGAGCTACTGCCAGTGA